Genomic segment of Rhodococcus sp. W8901:
CGGGCACATCGGGTCCTCGAACACGTCGATCGTGTTCGTGACGTCGGGCAGGCCGAGGCGCACGACGCCGGCGTCCTCCATCGTCACCTGGACGGCGGAGTTCTGCACCCCCCCGTATCCCTCGTTCCGCGGCTTGTCGTTGTCCTTGGTCAACAGGATGCCGCCGATCACCAGCGCCGCGATCACGACGATCGCGAGACCGCCGACGATGTACGTGGCCTTGCTGGAGGTCGGTTGAGGGTTGTACTTGGCCGACTTCGGCTTCTTCGAACTCACTTCGCGTCCTTCGTCATAGGTGTGAGATCCGTTCGGGGAACTGACTGCGGCGCCTGCTCCATCATGTGGGCAGGCACAGCTCGACGACTACTCTGCCACCGCTGCCTGAGCGGGTACTGAGAGCGGTCCGCGGGAGCGCGGGCCGAGGGACAGCGGGCTCCGCGGGAACACCACCAGCCACACCGCCAGCGCCAGGAAGCCGACGTCGCGGGCGACCTCCCGCGCGTAGTCCCACCCGTCGACGTCGGCGACACCACCGCCGCCGAAGCAGCCGCAGTCGATCGACAGACCGCGCGCCCACACGGAGACGATGACACCGATCAGAACGAGCAGCGCGGCCGCCGACACGATGGCGGTCAGTCGCACACCCAGGCCGATCACCAGGAACAGTCCGAGCGCGATCTCGAACATCGGCATCGTGTACGCGACGGGACGGACGAGATCCTCGGGCAGCAACTGGTACGCGCGCACCGCGACGACGGTCTGGGTGGGGTCGATGAATTTGATCCATCCGGAGATCAGCCACACAGCCGCCAGACCGAAGCGCGCCAACAGGCTCACAATGCGTATCCACACGCCCCACACGCTACCGAACAGGTATGCCTCGGCTTTCTAGATCATGTGCGTTTTCGCAGCTAGATTCGGCTGTGTGAACGACTCTGCCCCCGATCCCGACACGTCGAACACGGCGTCCCCGGCCGCCCGGCCGCACGACTTCGACCACACGCATTCGGACGTCTCCGGCGGCTGGCTGCGCGCGGCGGTGTTCGGCGCAATGGACGGTCTGGTGACCAACACGTCGCTGATCGCGGGCGTCGGCGGCGCGGGCGTGGAAGCACACACGGTGATCCTCAGCGGTGTCGCAGGTCTGGTGGCCGGCGCATTCTCGATGGCGCTCGGCGAGTACACGTCGGTGTCGACGTCCAACGAGCAGATCGACGCCGAGGTGCGGGTCGAACGCCGGGCATTGCGCAGGCATCCCGAGGCGGAGGAGGCCGAGCTGGTCGAGACCTTCACCACAATGGGCATGAGCGAGCAGACGGCGACGGCCGCGGCCGCGGAGGTGCACGCCGACACCGAGCGTGCCGTCAACATCCACATCACCCACGAGCTGGGCGTCAACCCGCTGGAGAAGCCGTCACCGCTCGTGGCGGCCGGCTCGTCGTTCGTGATGTTCTCGATCGGCGCGATCATCCCGCTGATCCCCTACCTGCTGGGGTTCGAATCGCTGGTCGCGGGGCTCGCGGTGGGCGGCTTCGGTCTACTGCTCGCGGGCGCGCTCGCGGCGCACTTCACCGCCCAGTCCAGGATCCGTGGCGCACTCCGGCAGCTGGTGTTCGGTGCGATCGCGGTCGGTGCCACCTACGTGGTCGGCGCGCTCATCGGAATCGGTGTGCCCGGCTGACGCTGCATCCGACGCCTCCCCGTCGGTGTCGGTGTCGTCCGGCACCCGCCCCTTGGGCACCAGGAACCACAACACCATCGGCAACAGCATGATGGTCCCACTCACGGCCCAGGCCGCGCCGTAGGACCAGGCCTGCGCCACGATCCCGGCGACGAGCGGGCCGGCGAACGCGCCCACGTCGTTCATCATCTGGAACAGGGCCAGGACCGGGCCACCGCGCCGCTTGGACCCGACGACGTCGGCGACCGCGGCCTGCTGCGCCGGTCCCATCACACCCGACCCGATGCCGCACACCGCGGTCGCGATCAGGAATACGACGATGTTGTCGCTGGCCCCCATCGCGATCGTGGACACTCCGCAGATAGCCAGTCCGACGAGCATGAACGGCTTGCGGCCGATGCGGTCGGTCATCCGCCCCGCCTGCATCAGGACGGCGGCGTTGCCGAGCGCGAACACGGTGAGGGCGATCGCGGCCGTGGTGCCGTCGCCGTCGAGCATCTCGACGACGAACAACGGCACCAGCGAGATCCGGACACCGAAGATCACCCAGCCGGTGACCAGGTTCGCGCCGAGTGACGCCCGGAACATCGACGACTGGAGTCCCTCTCGGATCGTCATGATCGGCATCGCCCCGTGGACCTCCGGCGCGGCCAGGTGCGACTTGCGGAGCGCGAAGAACACGACGGTCGCGGCAACGAGCAGGGCGACCGCGTAGATGACGAACGGGACGCGCAGACCGAACCGCACGAGTGCGCCACCGAACAGCGGTCCCGTGATCGTGCCGATCAGGAACGCCGCCGAGTACACACCGGACACCCGCCCGCGGCCACCGGGTGGCGACATGCGGATCAGCAGGCCCAGTGCCGACACGGTGAACATCGTGGACCCGATGCCGCCGAGACCCCGGAACACCAGCAGCTGCCAGTAGTCCTGCGCGAACGCGCACGCCCCCGTCGAGACCGCGGTGATGATCAACCCTGCCAGATAGGTGGGCCGCTCCCCCAGCTTCTGCACCAGGGTGCCGCTCATCGGCGCGAAGATCAGCCGCATCAGCGCGAACGCGCTGATCACGGCACTGGCGGCGGTGACGCCGACGTCGAAGCTGCGGGCGAACTGCGGCAACGCGGGCGCCACGATGCCGAACCCGACGGCGACGATGAACGCCGACACGACGAGTACCCAGATCTCCTTGGGAAGTTTCGCCTCAGCGCTCGTCGAGGTAGACGTCAATTTTCTCATTGCCGATCAATCTATCGGCGCACTCGAACGGTGGTTCAGCCCAGTCCCAGTGCCCGGGAGACCACGTCCTGCGCCGCGGCCTGCACCTGCGCGAGATGGTCGGGGCCACGGAACGATTCGGCGTAGATCTTGTAGACGTCCTCGGTGCCGGACGGCCGCGCCGCGAACCAGGCGTTCTCGGTGGTGACCTTGAGCCCGCCGATCGCCGCACCGTTCCCGGGCGCCGACGTGAGCGTGGCCGTGACCGGTTCACCGGCCAGGTCGGTCGCGGTGACCTGTTCCGGCGACAGCTTCGACAGCACCGCCTTCTGGTCGCGGGTCGCGGGCGCGTCGATCCGCGCGTACGCGGGATCGCCGAACTGCCGGGTCAGTTCCCGGTACCGCGCCGACGGGCTCTGCCCGGTGACCGCGGTGATCTCGGCCCCGAGCAGCGCCAGCAGGATGCCGTCCTTGTCGGTGGTCCACACGGTGCCGTCGTGGCGCAGGAACGACGCCCCGGCGCTCTCCTCACCGCCGAAACCGAGCGAACCGTCCAGCAGTCCCGGAACGAACCACTTGAATCCGACCGGCACCTCGACGACGGGTCGGCCCAGCCCGCCGGCCACCCGGTCGATCATCGAGGAACTGACGAGGGTCTTGCCGACCTTCGTGGTCGGCGACCATCCCGCGCGGTACGTGTAGAGGTAGTCGATGGCGACCGCGAGGTAGTGGTTGGGGTTCATCAGCCCGCCGTCGGGGGTGACGATGCCGTGCCGGTCCGCGTCGGCGTCGTTACCGGTGGCGAGGTCGAACCGGTCCCGGGCAGCGATCAGCGACGCCATCGCGTACGGCGACGAGCAGTCCATCCGGATCTTGCCGTCACCGTCGAGGGTCATGAACCGCCACGTCGCGTCCACCAGGGGATTGACCACAGTCAGGTCGAGCCGGTGCCATTCGGCGATGGCGCCCCAGTAGTCGACCGATGCGCCGCCGAGCGGGTCGGCCCCGATCCGCAGGCCCGACGCCCGGATCGCGTCGAGGTCGAGCACGGTGGGCAGGTCGTCGACGTAGGCGGCGAGGAAGTCGTAGCGCCCGGCCGTCTCGAGCGCCCGCGCGAGCGGGACACGCGCGACGGCGGACAGTCCCGAGCGCAACAGGTCGTTGGCGCGGTCCGCGATCACGGTGGTCGCATCGCTGTCCGCGGGGCCGCCGTGCGGCGGGTTGTACTTGAAGCCGCCGTCGCGCGGCGGGTTGTGCGACGGTGTGACGACGATGCCGTCGGCCCGGGCGGCCGGACCGGACGCGTTGTGCCGCAGGATCGCGTGGCTGACCGCTGGCGTCGGGGTGTAGCCGTCTCGTGAATCGATCACCACCGCAACATCGTTGGCGACCAGAACCTCGAGCGCTGTCGCCCAGGCCGGCTCCGACAGCGCGTGCGTGTCGCGACCGAGGAACAGCGGACCGGTGATGCCCTGCGCGGCGCGGTATTCGACGATGGCCTGCGTCGTCGCGAGGATGTGGGCCTCGTTGAACGCCGAGTCGAGGCTCGAGCCTCGGTGTCCGGACGTCCCGAACACCACCTGTTGCAGCGGATCCGCCGGGTCGGGGGTGCGCGTGTAATAGGCGGACACCAGATGCGCCAGATCCTCCAGATCCTCCGGCAACGCCACCTGTCCCGCTCGTTCGTGCACCATCTACCCCTCCGACTTCGACCCGATGAAACGCTGTGGAACGCTTCGGCTCCATCGTGCCAGGACCGGAGGCTACCGGCCGGTTCACGAGGTGATCCGAAACCCCGCCCACGCGAATCCGATACCGACGGCGAGACTGGCCGCGACATACACCGCAGACGTCACGGACCGCCGCACCCGGGTCAGACCGACAGCCTCGTTCGCGAACGTCGAGTATGTGGTGAGGCCCCCACAGAAACCGGTGCCGAGCACTGCGAACACCGCCGCCGGCAGCGTCGCGCCCGCGAGCAGACCGAGGATCAGACAGCCGACGACGTTCACGACGAACGTGGGCACCGGGAAGCTGCCGTACGAGTGCAGGTGTCGTCCGGCGAGATACCGCACACCCGCGCCGACGCCCCCACCGAGCGCGACCCACAACACCGTCACGACACCGACCCCCGACGCGTGTGCCACACCTCGCCTATCCCCATGCCGAGACGCGCGGCGAACAGCGCCGGCACCAACGTCGCGAGGAGGTACAGCACCGCGACGCCCGGGTTCTGCACGACATCGACCGCGAACGTCGAGAACGTCGTGAATCCGCCCAGCACCCCGACCCCGAGGAACAGCCGCCACAACCGGTCCGGTCCGACCATCGCCGCGAGCACTCCGAGGAGCAGCGAACCGACGACGTTGACCACGACGATGGTCCAGATACCGGGGAACTGCTGGGCCAGCAGGTAGCGCACACTCGCACCGATCGCCCCACCTGCCGCGACCACGGCCAGCGTCCGCGCCTCGGTCATCGCCCGCCGTCCTTCCCTTGCGGTCACCGCGCCTGTGAGTCGGTCCGGCCCGCGCGGGACCGACCGCGCGAACCCGGCGTCCGCGCCCTCATGATCATCGCCGCCACGAAGTATCGGCACGGCGATTGTCCGTCATTGACGAACCGGTGCGGGGCGTCCGCCTCGAAGTACAGCGTGTCCCCGGCGGCGAGCACCCATCCGCTGTCGCCGACGCCGACCGTGCGCCGGCCGTCGAGGACGTGCACGAACTCGTGCGAGTTGGGGGCGTACGCCGGGAAGTGCCCCGCGTCGCACCCTGGAAGACGCGGTCGGGGTACCGGTACTGCGTCGAGGAATCGATCTATCTGGCGCCGTGGGCCACCGGTCGACGGCTCGGCGGTGCGCTGCTCGACCGGACGCTCGCCGAATGCGCCCGCCTCGGCATCCGCGAGGTGATCGCGGTGCTGACGTCGGAGACCGGCGCGCCCGGCTCCGGCTCGTACCACCTGCACCGCAGCCGCGAGTTCGAGGTTGCCGGACGGCTTCTCGACGTGGGGTTCGAACACGAGACGTCCCTCGACACGATCATCATGCAGCGCGCGCTACCCGATCATCCACGCGGCGGCAACGGCACGAAATAGCTGGTGCGATGCTGGTAGTCGCGGTACCCGGGCCGCTCGGCCATGTGCTGCTCGAGCAGGCGCGCACCCGTGGCGAAGACGAGGAAGTACGTCATCGCCAGCGGCGAGAGGATCGTGAGAACGCCGGGCCACGTCTGCGCGGCGACGAGGAAGATCCCCCACCACACGCACGCGTCGCCGAAGTAGTTCGGATGACGAGTCCAGCCCCACAGGCCGCGGTCCATGATCGTGCCGCGATTCGCCGGGTCCGCCTTGAACGCCGACATCTGTGCGTCCCCGACGGATTCGAACACGACCCCGACCGTCCACACGATCACGCCCAGTACGGTCAGCACCCCGAAGGGCCCGCGCGTGACGGCGGCGACCTGAACGGGCAGAGAGACGAACCAGAGCGCGATGCCCTGCGTGATGTAGATCTTGCGGATCGCGGTGAGCGTCCGGTTCCCGCCGGCGTCGTCGAGGAGCTTTTCGTAGCGCGGGTCCTCTCCGTGCCCGCGCGAGCGCCGCTCCATGTGTATCGCGAGCCGCAGTCCCCACACCGCAACGAGGCCGGCGAGCAGCCAGCGTCGCCACTCGTCGCCGTCGCCGAATGCCGCCGCAACCAGCGCAACGAGGACGAAGCCGACACCCCAGGACACGTCGACCACATTGTGCCGGGCCCGCCGGAACCCGAAGGCGGCGGTGACCACCATGAGGATGACGATCGCGATCACACTCGTGATGGTGACGAGCGCGAAACCGCCCCAATCGAAACCGTTCATCTCGAGACCATTCATCGCGCCGCCCATTCCGTCCGCACGTTCCCCACCTCGAGGCCCGCGGCCTCGACAAGTCCGACGGTCTCCCCCGGCCCGGTCGTCGTCATCACGCATCCCTCCGGTCGAGGACGATCTGCTGCACGTCGAGGTAGCCCGAGCGGAACCCGGCCTCCGAGTAGCAGAGGTAGAAGTGCCACATCCGGCGGAAGACGTCGTCGAATCCGAGCGCGGCGACGTCGTCCGCGTTCTCGGCGAACCGCTCGTCCCACAGCCGCAGCGTCCGCGCGTAGTGGTCGCCCATCGACAACCGTTGCCGCACGCGCAGGTTCGTCTGATGTTCGGTGATCTCCTCGATCGCCCGGACGGATGGCAGGAATCCGCCGGGGAAGATGTACTTGTGCACCCAGGTGTAGGTGTTGCGGGTGGCGAGCATCCGGTCGTGCGGCATCGTGATCGCCTGGATCGCGACTCGTCCACCGGGCGCCAGCACCCGATCGAGGGTGCGGAAGTAGGTGCCCCAGAACTGGTGTCCCACGGCCTCGATCATCTCCACCGACACCACCGCGTCGTACCGGCCGTCGACCCGCCGGTAGTCCAGCAGATCCACCTGTACCCGGTCGGCGTATCCGGCCTCGGCGATCCGCTTGCACGCCAGGTCCTGCTGCTCGGTGGACAACGTCACCGATCGAACGGTCGCGCCGCGGGCGGCCGCCCGGATCGCGAGTTCGCCCCAGCCCGTGCCGATCTCGAGCACCCGGCTGCCCTCGCGCACACCCGCACCGTCGAGCAGGTGGTCGATCTTGCGGTGCTGGGCCGAGACCAGGTCGTCCCACGACGGGACGGTCTCGTCGCGTCCGAACAGCGCACTGGAATAGGTCAGCGTGTCGTCGAGGAACAATCCGAACAACTCGTTCGACAGGTCGTAGTGGCGCGAGATGTTCGAGCGGGTGTTGCGGGTGGTGTTCTTCTCGCTGCCCGGCGGCTTCGGAATCACCATGCCCCGCAGGCGCTGCAATGGGCCCGGGATCAGCGTCGCGGCGCGGGCCGCGAACACCTCGAGCACCGCGGTGAGGTCGGGTGCCGACCAGTCACCGGCCATGTACGCCTCGCCGAAGCCGATCAATCCACTCCGGCCCACCCGCGCCGTGAAGTCACGCGGCCGGTGCACGAGCATGACCGGCGCATCCGGCGCGGCGGGATCGCCCAGGACGCGGCCGTCGGGGAACTCGACCCGGACAGGCAGTCGCGAGACGGCGTGCCGGAACAACCCGTCGGCGATCCGGCCGGCGGCCTGCGCTCGCGGCCCGCTCGGCACCCGGTGCAGATCTCCCCAACTGCAGCGGCCCGTGGTCGAGTCGGGCGAGATCGAACTCCGGGTCGTGGCCCCGATCGTGGTCGCGGTCATCACACTGCCTCCTGTCGCTGATGCACGGGCCGAGGGCGTATCGGCAGCCCCCTCGCCCACAAGCGGATTCCCTGCCAACGGATCTGCGCGGCCACCCGCAACGGGGCCAGCGGCACCTCGAGCGCCGCCCGGAGGACCTCGCGCGTCGTCGCGTCCCGCCGTTCGCCGATCACGGTCGCGACGAACGGCGACTGCCCCTCACGCTCGAGGGAGATGACCAGCCGTAGCGCGGCGCCCGGGACCGGCAGGGTCATCCGGTACTCACCGTCGACGTCG
This window contains:
- the crcB gene encoding fluoride efflux transporter CrcB; translated protein: MTVLWVALGGGVGAGVRYLAGRHLHSYGSFPVPTFVVNVVGCLILGLLAGATLPAAVFAVLGTGFCGGLTTYSTFANEAVGLTRVRRSVTSAVYVAASLAVGIGFAWAGFRITS
- a CDS encoding cupin domain-containing protein; protein product: MFEPHVEKPSGNLELAAAVQVVRAGAGRAGLRRQHRDHLADAEAGAFGERPVEQRTAEPSTGGPRRQIDRFLDAVPVPRPRLPGCDAGHFPAYAPNSHEFVHVLDGRRTVGVGDSGWVLAAGDTLYFEADAPHRFVNDGQSPCRYFVAAMIMRARTPGSRGRSRAGRTDSQAR
- the pgm gene encoding phosphoglucomutase (alpha-D-glucose-1,6-bisphosphate-dependent); protein product: MVHERAGQVALPEDLEDLAHLVSAYYTRTPDPADPLQQVVFGTSGHRGSSLDSAFNEAHILATTQAIVEYRAAQGITGPLFLGRDTHALSEPAWATALEVLVANDVAVVIDSRDGYTPTPAVSHAILRHNASGPAARADGIVVTPSHNPPRDGGFKYNPPHGGPADSDATTVIADRANDLLRSGLSAVARVPLARALETAGRYDFLAAYVDDLPTVLDLDAIRASGLRIGADPLGGASVDYWGAIAEWHRLDLTVVNPLVDATWRFMTLDGDGKIRMDCSSPYAMASLIAARDRFDLATGNDADADRHGIVTPDGGLMNPNHYLAVAIDYLYTYRAGWSPTTKVGKTLVSSSMIDRVAGGLGRPVVEVPVGFKWFVPGLLDGSLGFGGEESAGASFLRHDGTVWTTDKDGILLALLGAEITAVTGQSPSARYRELTRQFGDPAYARIDAPATRDQKAVLSKLSPEQVTATDLAGEPVTATLTSAPGNGAAIGGLKVTTENAWFAARPSGTEDVYKIYAESFRGPDHLAQVQAAAQDVVSRALGLG
- a CDS encoding fluoride efflux transporter FluC — encoded protein: MTEARTLAVVAAGGAIGASVRYLLAQQFPGIWTIVVVNVVGSLLLGVLAAMVGPDRLWRLFLGVGVLGGFTTFSTFAVDVVQNPGVAVLYLLATLVPALFAARLGMGIGEVWHTRRGSVS
- a CDS encoding VIT1/CCC1 transporter family protein, with the translated sequence MNDSAPDPDTSNTASPAARPHDFDHTHSDVSGGWLRAAVFGAMDGLVTNTSLIAGVGGAGVEAHTVILSGVAGLVAGAFSMALGEYTSVSTSNEQIDAEVRVERRALRRHPEAEEAELVETFTTMGMSEQTATAAAAEVHADTERAVNIHITHELGVNPLEKPSPLVAAGSSFVMFSIGAIIPLIPYLLGFESLVAGLAVGGFGLLLAGALAAHFTAQSRIRGALRQLVFGAIAVGATYVVGALIGIGVPG
- a CDS encoding SAM-dependent methyltransferase, which codes for MTATTIGATTRSSISPDSTTGRCSWGDLHRVPSGPRAQAAGRIADGLFRHAVSRLPVRVEFPDGRVLGDPAAPDAPVMLVHRPRDFTARVGRSGLIGFGEAYMAGDWSAPDLTAVLEVFAARAATLIPGPLQRLRGMVIPKPPGSEKNTTRNTRSNISRHYDLSNELFGLFLDDTLTYSSALFGRDETVPSWDDLVSAQHRKIDHLLDGAGVREGSRVLEIGTGWGELAIRAAARGATVRSVTLSTEQQDLACKRIAEAGYADRVQVDLLDYRRVDGRYDAVVSVEMIEAVGHQFWGTYFRTLDRVLAPGGRVAIQAITMPHDRMLATRNTYTWVHKYIFPGGFLPSVRAIEEITEHQTNLRVRQRLSMGDHYARTLRLWDERFAENADDVAALGFDDVFRRMWHFYLCYSEAGFRSGYLDVQQIVLDRRDA
- a CDS encoding DUF1295 domain-containing protein; the encoded protein is MNGFDWGGFALVTITSVIAIVILMVVTAAFGFRRARHNVVDVSWGVGFVLVALVAAAFGDGDEWRRWLLAGLVAVWGLRLAIHMERRSRGHGEDPRYEKLLDDAGGNRTLTAIRKIYITQGIALWFVSLPVQVAAVTRGPFGVLTVLGVIVWTVGVVFESVGDAQMSAFKADPANRGTIMDRGLWGWTRHPNYFGDACVWWGIFLVAAQTWPGVLTILSPLAMTYFLVFATGARLLEQHMAERPGYRDYQHRTSYFVPLPPRG
- a CDS encoding MauE/DoxX family redox-associated membrane protein gives rise to the protein MWIRIVSLLARFGLAAVWLISGWIKFIDPTQTVVAVRAYQLLPEDLVRPVAYTMPMFEIALGLFLVIGLGVRLTAIVSAAALLVLIGVIVSVWARGLSIDCGCFGGGGVADVDGWDYAREVARDVGFLALAVWLVVFPRSPLSLGPRSRGPLSVPAQAAVAE